In Haloarcula sp. H-GB4, a single genomic region encodes these proteins:
- a CDS encoding RsmB/NOP family class I SAM-dependent RNA methyltransferase: MEPLDRYRPIIDDFEAFIDACERPLPSAVRVNTIKATVERVRTALADADIAYDPVDWHDGLFVLPEDSPGANWPYFHGWIHGQEEVSVIPATVLDPQPGERVWDACAAPGSKTTQLAALMEDTGEVVATDNNLGRISALRTNTERLGATTVAVTHEDGRNHSLKPFGGKGYDRALVDVPCSCEGTIRKNPDTLEDWSLSHVEGISGVQKGILKRAVEVTEPGGTVVYSTCTFAPEENEAVLDYVLDEVACEIVDYDLPLDHAPGITEWEDESFDPSVTSAKRIYPHHNDTGGFFCAKLEVPAE, from the coding sequence ATGGAACCACTCGACCGCTACCGACCCATCATCGACGACTTCGAGGCGTTCATCGACGCATGTGAACGCCCGCTGCCGTCGGCTGTCAGGGTCAACACGATCAAAGCCACCGTCGAGCGGGTCCGGACGGCGCTTGCGGATGCAGACATCGCCTACGACCCCGTCGACTGGCACGACGGCCTGTTCGTCCTGCCCGAGGACTCCCCCGGCGCGAACTGGCCGTACTTCCACGGCTGGATTCACGGGCAGGAGGAGGTGTCCGTGATTCCGGCGACCGTACTGGACCCCCAGCCCGGCGAGCGGGTCTGGGACGCCTGTGCGGCACCGGGGAGCAAGACGACCCAGCTCGCCGCGCTGATGGAGGATACCGGTGAAGTCGTCGCAACCGACAACAACCTCGGGCGGATTTCGGCGTTGCGGACCAACACCGAGCGACTGGGGGCGACGACGGTTGCCGTCACCCACGAGGACGGCCGCAACCACTCGCTCAAGCCCTTCGGCGGCAAGGGGTACGACCGGGCGCTCGTCGACGTCCCCTGTTCCTGTGAGGGGACTATCCGAAAGAACCCCGACACGCTGGAGGACTGGTCGCTCTCGCACGTCGAGGGTATCTCCGGCGTCCAGAAGGGCATCCTCAAACGCGCCGTCGAGGTGACTGAGCCCGGGGGGACCGTCGTCTACTCCACCTGCACGTTCGCCCCGGAAGAAAACGAGGCCGTGCTGGACTACGTGCTCGACGAGGTCGCCTGTGAAATCGTGGACTACGACCTCCCGCTCGATCATGCACCGGGGATCACCGAGTGGGAAGACGAGAGCTTCGACCCCAGCGTAACCAGCGCTAAGCGCATCTACCCGCACCACAACGACACGGGCGGGTTCTTCTGTGCGAAACTGGAGGTGCCCGCGGAATGA
- a CDS encoding proteasome assembly chaperone family protein: MAHIQVHRDDISLDSPTLIEGLPGVGLVGKIAADHLVDVYDMEYYASAHCEGLPEIAVYGTDDPEVRPPVRLYADEDRDLLVLQSDAPISPSGATEFAGCMVSWFESSDATPVYLSGRPAEKDGVPDVYGISTGDGAAMLAEADVNPPSENGAITGPTGALVHESQRTGLTSVGLIVEADQQFPDPEAARALLQTGISPLTDFEIDTEALVEQAEEIGRAKAQLAQQLQENQEESTSARPLGMYQ; this comes from the coding sequence ATGGCACACATACAGGTCCACCGCGACGACATTTCCCTCGACTCACCCACACTGATCGAGGGACTCCCAGGGGTCGGACTCGTCGGCAAGATAGCCGCTGACCATCTTGTTGATGTCTATGACATGGAGTACTACGCGTCGGCCCACTGCGAAGGGTTGCCAGAAATCGCCGTGTACGGAACGGACGACCCAGAGGTTCGCCCGCCGGTCCGGCTGTACGCGGACGAGGATCGCGACCTGCTCGTCCTCCAGAGCGACGCACCGATTTCCCCATCCGGTGCGACGGAGTTCGCCGGCTGTATGGTCAGCTGGTTCGAGTCCAGCGATGCGACGCCGGTCTACCTCAGCGGCCGTCCTGCTGAGAAAGACGGGGTTCCAGACGTGTACGGCATCTCGACGGGCGACGGGGCGGCAATGCTTGCGGAGGCGGACGTAAATCCGCCCTCGGAGAACGGCGCAATCACTGGGCCGACCGGCGCACTAGTCCATGAATCGCAGCGAACCGGGCTGACGAGCGTCGGACTTATCGTCGAAGCCGACCAGCAGTTCCCCGACCCGGAAGCGGCGCGGGCGCTCCTGCAGACGGGTATCAGTCCGCTCACTGACTTCGAGATCGACACCGAGGCTCTGGTCGAGCAGGCCGAGGAAATCGGTCGAGCCAAGGCGCAACTCGCACAGCAGCTGCAGGAGAATCAAGAGGAGAGCACGAGCGCACGGCCGCTTGGGATGTATCAGTAA
- a CDS encoding nucleotidyltransferase family protein, translating into MLTEAEPELQVVVDCARTAVVTDASPDPPAVDGTPDWDRVVALAQYHGVVQLLYEGLEAMARESDDEFTVPAAVLTRLSSIVQGKRMRNLAFTTELQEIIESFEKRGVRAIPFKGPALSAAAYDDATVREYNDLDLLVHPEDIPAAADILEGRGYEWRGGTPRLDDAALLGGPVTKAIVHEYEMRGPEFDVELRWRVGDAERPFSIPFSELWDRRDTIAVGGQPLPALAQPDRLLVLAFHGTKHRWYLLKWLCDFVAALESTDADWSHVLARAQKTGVERNLLLGAALARAVFGYTLPAPLLDRLRTDSRVSELAETVVESLAAGTPEAPTQFEAARFYLAASDSMTALLPLLLLHSSLHPTYSEYQFRPLPGPLHPLYYVIWPLRLLLETPQWRRQPSEKRRDEAT; encoded by the coding sequence ATGCTGACGGAGGCTGAACCCGAACTTCAGGTGGTCGTCGATTGTGCTCGTACCGCAGTCGTCACCGACGCTTCCCCCGATCCTCCCGCGGTGGATGGGACGCCAGACTGGGACCGCGTCGTTGCACTCGCCCAGTATCACGGTGTTGTGCAACTCCTCTATGAGGGACTGGAAGCGATGGCACGCGAGAGTGATGATGAGTTCACCGTGCCAGCGGCCGTGTTGACACGACTTAGCAGCATCGTACAGGGAAAACGGATGCGGAATCTCGCGTTTACGACCGAGTTACAGGAGATAATCGAGAGTTTTGAGAAGCGTGGTGTCCGTGCGATACCGTTCAAGGGGCCGGCGCTGTCCGCCGCCGCTTACGACGACGCAACGGTGCGTGAGTACAACGATCTAGATCTGCTCGTCCACCCAGAAGATATCCCCGCCGCTGCGGATATTCTCGAAGGACGAGGATATGAGTGGCGCGGGGGCACGCCGCGGTTGGATGACGCCGCGCTGTTAGGCGGTCCTGTGACGAAGGCAATCGTTCACGAGTACGAGATGCGTGGTCCGGAGTTCGACGTGGAACTTCGCTGGCGCGTGGGCGATGCCGAGCGACCGTTCTCCATCCCGTTCAGTGAACTCTGGGACCGCCGCGACACCATAGCGGTCGGCGGCCAACCGCTTCCAGCACTTGCACAGCCAGATCGGCTGCTCGTGTTAGCGTTCCACGGAACCAAGCACCGCTGGTATCTCCTGAAGTGGCTCTGTGATTTCGTTGCGGCACTGGAGTCGACAGACGCCGACTGGTCACACGTCCTCGCTCGGGCGCAAAAAACTGGCGTCGAGCGTAATCTACTGCTTGGGGCCGCGCTTGCCCGTGCTGTCTTCGGGTACACCCTCCCAGCGCCGCTACTGGACCGCCTTCGTACGGACAGCCGCGTGTCCGAATTAGCCGAAACCGTCGTTGAGTCGCTGGCCGCTGGGACGCCAGAGGCGCCCACACAGTTCGAAGCCGCTCGGTTTTATCTGGCTGCCAGCGATTCGATGACAGCGCTGTTGCCGCTCCTGCTGTTACATTCGTCACTTCACCCGACCTACTCGGAGTACCAGTTTCGCCCGCTCCCCGGCCCGCTGCATCCGCTGTACTACGTCATTTGGCCGCTCCGACTCCTCCTCGAAACGCCACAGTGGCGGCGACAGCCTTCTGAGAAGCGACGTGACGAAGCGACCTGA
- a CDS encoding DUF790 family protein: MLTKDLLRVSRAGGGYHLQFADADAEQLAARVLGIYQGHIGESRETLETALADVEREADDFKLVRGLAKLVEREATFETHAPIDPVRARRRVFEAAADVGVVTEAERQQALAEAADHFGTDAASLADTLYADRGSRQVLTEVDSRWGPAELRTQYNLSLAQTALFDATEVRVRSSDPKALVSAVKRLRLMYEIRRTGNGREVVVTGPDALFSNTRRYGTRFARLLRTVATANEWELTATIDDRGTERELTLSDGDVSVPGVEPVTEVSYDSGVEADFAGRFAALDLDWDLIREPEPLRAGEHVVIPDFAFEWRPGTDTGVRDTGRSTGGSDVTDGDTPFRVFFEIMGFWTPEYVEKKLARLDALEEIEMLVAVDESLGVGEEIEATDNRAIPYSGTVRVKDVRDALRPYEERLVHESVAEISDELRPVADVISLADLAAEHGVSEGALEDVVFPAHERVGRTLVDPTVLDELAEEIEPGMAYETATDRLSAYGVADDSAALARLGYRVAWEGLGEGTIQPRE; encoded by the coding sequence GTGCTGACGAAAGACCTCCTGCGGGTGTCCCGCGCGGGCGGTGGTTATCACCTGCAGTTCGCCGACGCCGACGCGGAGCAACTGGCGGCCCGCGTACTCGGTATCTATCAGGGCCACATCGGCGAGTCCCGCGAGACGCTGGAGACGGCACTCGCGGATGTCGAACGGGAGGCCGACGATTTCAAGCTGGTCCGCGGGCTGGCGAAACTCGTCGAACGGGAAGCAACATTTGAGACGCACGCCCCGATCGACCCTGTTCGTGCCCGTCGTCGGGTGTTCGAAGCCGCTGCAGACGTTGGCGTCGTGACCGAAGCCGAGCGCCAGCAGGCACTCGCCGAAGCGGCTGACCACTTCGGCACGGATGCCGCATCGCTGGCCGACACGCTGTACGCCGACCGGGGCTCTCGGCAGGTCCTCACGGAGGTGGACTCTCGCTGGGGGCCGGCCGAACTTCGGACCCAGTACAATCTCTCGCTGGCGCAAACGGCGCTGTTCGACGCGACAGAGGTGCGAGTCCGTTCCTCCGATCCGAAGGCGCTCGTCTCGGCGGTCAAACGCCTCCGGCTGATGTACGAGATCCGTCGGACAGGGAACGGTCGGGAAGTCGTCGTTACAGGACCGGACGCGCTGTTCTCGAACACGCGCCGGTACGGGACCCGCTTCGCGCGCCTCCTGCGAACGGTCGCGACCGCAAACGAGTGGGAGCTGACGGCAACCATCGACGACCGGGGCACCGAGCGGGAACTCACCCTTTCAGATGGAGATGTCTCCGTTCCCGGTGTCGAGCCCGTAACAGAGGTCAGCTACGACAGCGGCGTCGAAGCCGACTTCGCCGGCCGGTTCGCCGCACTGGACCTCGACTGGGACCTGATACGCGAACCGGAGCCGTTACGCGCCGGCGAACACGTCGTCATTCCGGACTTCGCATTCGAGTGGCGACCCGGCACTGACACCGGGGTGCGGGATACCGGTCGCAGTACGGGTGGTTCGGACGTGACCGACGGCGACACACCCTTCCGCGTCTTCTTCGAAATCATGGGGTTCTGGACGCCGGAGTACGTCGAGAAAAAACTTGCCCGTCTTGACGCACTGGAGGAGATCGAGATGCTGGTCGCAGTCGACGAATCGCTTGGCGTCGGCGAGGAAATCGAGGCAACGGATAATCGGGCAATTCCGTACTCCGGCACGGTCAGAGTAAAAGATGTGCGAGACGCCCTGCGACCCTACGAGGAGCGACTCGTGCATGAGAGCGTTGCAGAGATATCCGACGAACTGCGGCCGGTTGCCGACGTTATCTCACTCGCCGACCTCGCCGCGGAGCACGGTGTTAGCGAGGGTGCGCTGGAAGATGTGGTCTTTCCGGCTCACGAGCGCGTCGGCCGCACACTCGTTGACCCCACCGTACTGGACGAACTGGCCGAGGAAATCGAACCCGGAATGGCATACGAGACGGCGACCGATCGACTCTCGGCGTACGGGGTTGCGGACGACAGCGCTGCGCTCGCGCGCCTTGGCTACCGCGTCGCCTGGGAAGGACTGGGTGAGGGGACAATCCAGCCACGGGAATGA
- a CDS encoding lasso peptide biosynthesis B2 protein, which yields MSTGTGPQMMWNAFWKRLPRSNSSRSMRTRLREFRALSRAQKLLLCEAVVLIIASKVLLTVAGLEDAECCFGTVSQFFPCHRQSGSPESVRWAVSTAGSCLPGTYDCLERALTGSTLLKASDSPHCLRFGVDTQSDTFEAHAWVESNGDVLIGDVDDFGRFRPLTEREVRD from the coding sequence ATGTCGACAGGAACCGGGCCGCAAATGATGTGGAACGCTTTCTGGAAACGCTTGCCGCGGAGCAACTCATCAAGGTCGATGCGAACCCGACTCCGTGAGTTCAGGGCGTTGTCACGGGCGCAGAAGCTATTGCTCTGTGAAGCAGTGGTACTGATCATTGCGAGCAAAGTACTGCTTACAGTCGCCGGGCTGGAGGATGCAGAGTGCTGTTTCGGCACAGTCTCCCAGTTCTTCCCGTGTCATCGACAGTCTGGATCACCAGAGTCAGTACGCTGGGCGGTTTCGACAGCTGGATCGTGTCTTCCGGGCACCTATGATTGTCTTGAGCGGGCACTCACTGGGAGTACATTGCTGAAGGCGAGTGATTCGCCACATTGTCTCCGCTTCGGTGTGGATACACAGTCCGATACGTTTGAGGCTCATGCTTGGGTCGAGTCAAACGGTGATGTCCTTATCGGGGATGTCGACGACTTTGGGCGTTTCCGACCACTCACGGAACGCGAAGTACGCGACTAA
- the sppA gene encoding signal peptide peptidase SppA codes for MAGADDIVRGLLVIAIVGIGTILGWVLFVRTPDNLAQLLGVLLVIAVAVATARIGSNIAGSLLPAHNVAEVAVEGPISRDGGGGITSPPVGASAHNIVEQIERADSDRGSEALLLKLNTPGGEIVPSEDIRIAAEQFDGPTIAYATDVCASGGYDIAAGCDELWAREGSIVGSIGVVGSRVNAKELADRLGLSYEQFTAGEYKDAGVPLKEMSEDEREYLQGIVDDYYDQFIDTVAEGREMDAETLKDTEARIFLGDEAEERGLVDRLGTRDDVEASLEQRLGEDVTINEYEPERGLTGKLRGGAQQVAFALGAGIAGVADGDIEGLSFRR; via the coding sequence ATGGCGGGCGCAGACGACATCGTTCGCGGGTTACTGGTCATAGCTATCGTCGGTATCGGGACGATCTTGGGGTGGGTGCTGTTTGTCAGGACGCCCGACAATCTTGCCCAGTTACTTGGCGTCCTGCTGGTCATCGCTGTCGCCGTCGCGACCGCCCGTATCGGCAGCAACATCGCCGGCTCTCTCCTCCCGGCACACAACGTCGCGGAAGTCGCCGTCGAAGGGCCGATCAGTCGTGACGGCGGTGGTGGCATCACCAGTCCGCCAGTCGGTGCGTCGGCCCACAATATCGTCGAACAGATCGAACGCGCTGATTCCGACCGGGGCTCGGAGGCACTGCTTCTGAAGCTGAACACCCCGGGTGGCGAAATCGTCCCCAGCGAGGACATCCGAATCGCCGCCGAGCAGTTCGACGGGCCGACCATCGCCTACGCGACGGACGTCTGTGCCAGCGGCGGCTACGATATCGCCGCCGGCTGCGACGAACTGTGGGCGCGTGAGGGCTCTATCGTCGGCTCAATCGGCGTCGTCGGCTCACGGGTCAACGCCAAGGAACTGGCCGACCGCCTGGGCCTCTCCTACGAGCAGTTCACCGCCGGTGAGTACAAGGACGCCGGCGTCCCGCTGAAGGAAATGTCCGAAGACGAGCGCGAGTACCTGCAGGGCATCGTCGACGACTACTACGACCAGTTCATCGACACCGTGGCCGAAGGCCGCGAGATGGACGCCGAGACGCTCAAAGACACCGAAGCGCGAATCTTCCTCGGCGACGAGGCAGAAGAACGTGGGCTCGTCGACCGTCTCGGGACGCGTGACGACGTTGAGGCGAGTCTGGAGCAACGGCTGGGTGAGGACGTGACGATCAATGAATACGAGCCCGAGCGCGGATTGACGGGCAAGCTCCGCGGGGGCGCACAGCAGGTCGCGTTCGCGCTGGGAGCGGGTATCGCCGGCGTCGCTGACGGCGATATCGAGGGCCTCTCCTTCCGGCGATAG
- a CDS encoding ABC transporter ATP-binding protein: MATTPSVSEKYASLRRVALYRPALTGSIVAASLFVMLLEGVGLSFLFPILDAAQAGQGLPLQADGVTGQFLSAYAAAGLPLTLEFLLSGLAFVMVVRYTASFTVKWLAAKLTQTYERDLKDLAYELAMGASVGYYDDKGSDDIINTILTQTRYAGRVIGRIIQFFQQGILCLVYIGIALAIAPVLAVGAAVALGGVTAIIRYGIEPGYAVGDRVATANEQLQETTQAGTQGIRDVKLFGMHDGLLAEFRSTLDRYTSTSVAVRRNQVAIGSLYRLSVSLLLFGLVYVAISFRALSIAELGVFLFAMLRLAPRLSSLNSTIYAIEGELPHLVRTHQFIDRLEAQQEPTGGQSVPDRIGEIAFENVSFAYEDEPVLADFSMAVERGEFVGIVGESGGGKSTVVSLLTRLYTPDSGDILANGTPISAYALEEWRDAVAMVRQDPHIFNDTLRYNLTAGRDISDETLYEVAEKALVLEFLDDLPQGLDTVLGDDGVKLSGGQRQRVALARALLTDAEVLVLDEATSDLDSNLERQIHRTVETLDGDQTVIAIAHRLSTVSNADRIYTVEDGQVTEQGSHAELLDGDGTYAELYAMQGTAATQSSSG; encoded by the coding sequence ATGGCTACGACTCCTTCCGTCAGTGAAAAATACGCATCGTTGCGCCGCGTAGCGTTGTACCGGCCGGCACTGACGGGGAGTATCGTCGCTGCCAGCCTCTTCGTGATGCTACTGGAGGGTGTTGGCCTCTCGTTCCTGTTTCCGATACTCGACGCCGCACAGGCTGGGCAGGGTCTCCCGCTTCAGGCGGACGGCGTCACCGGCCAATTCCTTTCCGCGTACGCCGCTGCGGGACTCCCGCTCACACTCGAATTTTTGCTGTCCGGTCTCGCGTTCGTGATGGTTGTCCGATATACAGCGTCGTTTACCGTGAAATGGCTCGCGGCGAAGCTCACACAGACGTACGAACGTGACCTCAAAGACCTGGCCTACGAACTGGCAATGGGCGCGTCAGTCGGCTACTACGACGACAAAGGGTCCGATGACATCATAAACACGATTCTGACACAGACCCGGTACGCCGGCCGTGTCATCGGCCGGATAATCCAGTTCTTCCAGCAGGGAATCCTCTGTCTGGTGTATATCGGAATCGCACTGGCTATCGCTCCGGTGCTAGCAGTCGGTGCGGCTGTCGCCCTCGGCGGTGTCACGGCAATCATCAGATACGGCATCGAGCCCGGGTACGCTGTTGGCGACCGTGTGGCGACGGCAAACGAACAGCTGCAGGAGACAACACAGGCGGGGACGCAAGGTATCCGTGACGTGAAGCTGTTTGGTATGCACGACGGACTGCTTGCTGAGTTCCGGTCCACACTCGACCGGTACACCTCTACTAGCGTTGCCGTCCGCCGGAACCAGGTTGCAATCGGAAGCCTCTATCGCCTCTCGGTCTCGCTGCTCCTGTTTGGGCTCGTCTACGTCGCCATCAGTTTTCGGGCGCTATCTATCGCGGAACTCGGCGTGTTCCTGTTCGCGATGCTCCGACTCGCCCCCCGGCTGAGTTCGCTCAACTCTACCATCTACGCTATCGAGGGAGAGCTCCCACATCTGGTCCGAACCCACCAGTTCATCGACCGCCTCGAAGCCCAGCAGGAGCCAACTGGCGGGCAGTCGGTCCCAGACCGAATTGGGGAAATCGCGTTCGAGAACGTCTCGTTCGCCTACGAGGACGAGCCAGTGCTTGCGGACTTCTCGATGGCTGTCGAGCGAGGGGAGTTCGTCGGCATCGTCGGGGAGTCCGGTGGCGGCAAATCAACAGTTGTCTCGCTGCTCACGCGACTCTATACCCCGGATAGTGGTGATATCCTGGCGAACGGGACGCCGATTTCGGCCTATGCCCTTGAGGAATGGCGTGACGCTGTTGCGATGGTTCGACAGGACCCCCACATCTTCAACGATACGTTGCGGTACAACCTCACTGCCGGCCGCGATATCTCCGATGAGACGCTCTACGAAGTCGCTGAGAAGGCACTCGTTCTCGAGTTTCTCGATGACCTTCCACAGGGGCTCGACACGGTGTTAGGCGACGATGGCGTGAAACTCTCCGGCGGACAGCGTCAGCGCGTCGCACTGGCCCGGGCGCTCCTGACCGACGCGGAGGTGCTTGTACTCGATGAAGCCACTAGCGACCTCGACTCAAATCTGGAACGGCAAATCCATCGTACTGTCGAGACGCTTGACGGGGACCAGACTGTGATCGCAATCGCCCACCGTCTCTCGACAGTCTCGAACGCCGACCGAATCTACACTGTTGAGGACGGGCAGGTCACAGAACAGGGTAGCCACGCCGAACTGCTTGACGGCGACGGGACATACGCGGAGCTGTACGCGATGCAGGGAACGGCAGCCACACAGTCTTCCAGTGGCTAA
- a CDS encoding PqqD family peptide modification chaperone: MVAIDSGSTVVATDDCVTTTIDGEIVLLNNETGRYQGLSGVGPDIWDRIQEPTEPAAVVSALVKEYDVDRNRAANDVERFLETLAAEQLIKVDANPTP, from the coding sequence ATGGTCGCGATAGATTCCGGATCGACTGTTGTCGCAACTGACGACTGCGTCACCACGACTATCGACGGCGAAATCGTGTTGCTCAACAACGAGACGGGACGGTACCAGGGCCTGTCAGGGGTCGGCCCGGACATCTGGGACCGAATTCAGGAACCGACAGAACCAGCGGCAGTCGTCTCGGCGCTGGTCAAAGAGTACGATGTCGACAGGAACCGGGCCGCAAATGATGTGGAACGCTTTCTGGAAACGCTTGCCGCGGAGCAACTCATCAAGGTCGATGCGAACCCGACTCCGTGA
- a CDS encoding TIGR00341 family protein, translating to MRLIHIRVPDAVLNSVCGVLDDRDISYVQTKETSDDETAWLLQFPLPPEAVDEVLDDLEATGLDADRYTVVGNAETARPDQSNSARRHEDRISHDELRGRAVGMNPGQGTYYGMTVLSAIVATAGLLLDSPAIVVGSMVIAPQVGSALIASVGTTLSDRRLIAEGVRDQLLGLAVAIGSAALFGLFIRYSGFVPGQLRVTTVQQIAQRISPGFLSLAVGLCAGAAGAFGLATALPVSLVGVMIAAALIPAAAAIGVGIAWGLPAVALGAGILLLVNVASINLTGVLVLWGLGFRPLNWAADRSPTETIRTYAPTVFAVLALLVAFAGAGTVTAQQMQVETSVNDAVTEVLSDESYERLRLQSVQTRFGGVSVYRLDRVVTVAVSRPADRPYPALVSDLERAVGRSIADDATVEVTFEDRHPAE from the coding sequence GTGCGGTTGATACACATCCGTGTTCCCGACGCTGTCCTCAACAGCGTCTGCGGCGTGCTGGACGACCGTGATATCAGCTATGTTCAGACCAAGGAGACGAGCGACGACGAGACGGCGTGGCTGTTGCAGTTTCCGCTCCCGCCGGAGGCCGTCGACGAGGTGCTCGACGATCTCGAAGCGACCGGGCTCGATGCCGACCGGTACACTGTCGTCGGGAACGCCGAGACTGCCCGGCCGGACCAGTCAAACTCTGCCCGCCGCCACGAGGACCGCATCTCCCACGACGAACTCCGCGGTCGCGCGGTCGGCATGAACCCCGGACAAGGGACTTACTATGGAATGACGGTCCTGAGTGCAATCGTCGCGACGGCGGGTCTGCTTCTTGACTCTCCAGCTATCGTCGTTGGCTCGATGGTCATTGCGCCACAGGTCGGTTCCGCACTCATCGCCAGCGTCGGGACGACGCTCAGCGACCGCCGGCTCATCGCCGAGGGCGTCCGCGACCAGTTGCTCGGGCTCGCTGTCGCCATCGGGAGCGCGGCCCTGTTCGGACTGTTCATCCGGTACAGCGGGTTTGTCCCCGGACAGCTCCGTGTCACGACAGTCCAGCAGATCGCCCAGCGCATTTCGCCGGGCTTTCTGTCGCTTGCGGTCGGACTCTGTGCTGGAGCCGCTGGGGCGTTCGGACTGGCGACGGCACTACCGGTCTCACTAGTTGGTGTGATGATCGCTGCTGCGCTCATCCCCGCCGCTGCGGCCATCGGGGTCGGTATCGCCTGGGGACTGCCGGCCGTCGCACTCGGGGCGGGTATCCTCCTGCTGGTCAACGTCGCGTCAATCAACCTTACCGGCGTTCTTGTCCTCTGGGGACTCGGATTCCGTCCGCTGAACTGGGCGGCCGACCGCTCGCCGACAGAGACGATCCGGACGTACGCGCCGACCGTTTTCGCTGTTCTGGCGCTGCTGGTCGCGTTTGCCGGCGCCGGGACGGTCACCGCCCAACAGATGCAGGTCGAAACGTCGGTAAACGACGCTGTTACCGAAGTGCTGTCCGACGAATCATACGAGCGGCTCCGATTACAGTCGGTCCAGACCCGGTTCGGCGGCGTCTCAGTGTACCGGCTGGACCGGGTGGTCACCGTCGCGGTCAGTCGGCCCGCCGACCGGCCGTATCCGGCTCTTGTCTCCGACCTCGAACGTGCCGTCGGCCGGTCGATCGCGGACGATGCAACTGTCGAAGTCACCTTTGAGGACAGACATCCGGCGGAATGA
- a CDS encoding DUF373 family protein produces the protein MTTLVVCIDRDSPATAACPVVGRDAVESLITQTGVVDPEDSRVNCLLEGLAVADELDAEGSEPVLAVVGGGSDSVGSDREIASQIDSLVAEHDPGSAVVVVDSADDERLVPIIESRVRVDAVDRVVVRQARDIESTYYLLKQFLADEELRKTVLVPVGIIMLAFPLLLVVTSPTIAVGAIAAAIGVFLIYKGLGIDAYLSQLPSQTREALYSGQVSLVTYVVAAGLSLVGVFAGVLGVSAVGDISPFLLANRFAFASVPWLTGAALAASLGRLLDELIQQEGVRSAYVNLPFGAVAVGLVVRGFSAYFLERGGVFEPFQVPETNLGIVQIQGFLLDAGTRLALFILAGILISLVGVRVATYVSHTDIEDELVE, from the coding sequence GTGACCACGCTGGTGGTGTGTATCGACAGGGACAGTCCGGCCACAGCCGCGTGTCCCGTTGTCGGCCGCGACGCCGTCGAGTCACTCATCACACAGACGGGGGTCGTTGACCCGGAAGATAGTCGGGTCAACTGCCTCCTCGAAGGACTCGCAGTCGCGGATGAACTCGATGCTGAGGGGTCCGAGCCGGTCCTCGCCGTCGTCGGCGGCGGGAGCGACAGCGTCGGCTCGGATCGGGAGATCGCCAGCCAGATCGACAGTCTGGTCGCCGAGCACGACCCGGGCTCCGCGGTCGTCGTCGTCGACAGCGCCGACGACGAGCGGCTGGTCCCCATCATCGAGAGCCGCGTTCGGGTCGATGCCGTCGACCGCGTTGTCGTCCGCCAGGCCCGCGATATTGAATCGACGTACTACCTGCTCAAGCAGTTCCTGGCCGACGAGGAACTGCGCAAGACGGTGCTGGTCCCCGTCGGCATCATCATGCTCGCGTTCCCGCTGTTGCTCGTCGTCACCAGCCCGACCATCGCCGTCGGCGCTATCGCGGCCGCCATCGGCGTGTTCCTCATCTACAAGGGACTGGGTATCGACGCGTACCTCTCGCAACTTCCCAGCCAGACCCGGGAAGCGCTGTACTCGGGACAGGTGTCGCTCGTGACCTACGTCGTCGCCGCCGGCCTCTCGCTCGTCGGAGTTTTCGCCGGTGTGCTGGGCGTTTCTGCGGTCGGTGATATCAGTCCCTTCCTGCTTGCAAACCGCTTTGCCTTCGCGTCCGTGCCGTGGCTGACCGGCGCGGCGTTGGCCGCTTCGCTTGGCCGCCTGCTGGACGAACTCATCCAGCAAGAGGGGGTTCGGAGCGCGTACGTGAACCTCCCGTTCGGTGCGGTCGCTGTCGGGCTCGTCGTTCGCGGCTTTTCTGCGTACTTCCTCGAACGCGGTGGCGTGTTTGAGCCGTTTCAGGTGCCGGAGACGAACCTCGGCATCGTACAGATTCAGGGGTTCTTGCTGGATGCAGGGACCCGCCTCGCGCTGTTCATCCTTGCAGGCATCCTCATCAGCCTCGTTGGCGTCAGGGTGGCGACCTACGTCAGCCACACCGATATCGAAGACGAACTGGTGGAATAG